The following proteins come from a genomic window of Aspergillus luchuensis IFO 4308 DNA, chromosome 3, nearly complete sequence:
- a CDS encoding uncharacterized protein (COG:Q;~EggNog:ENOG410PPEB;~InterPro:IPR036291,IPR002347;~PFAM:PF08659;~go_process: GO:0055114 - oxidation-reduction process [Evidence IEA]), with protein sequence MAGTRLNGGIALVTGASSGTGKDVCFALAVAGVEAILLADLNLPTDLTRQECQKFASHSNFRALSLMVDVTDEASVDNMVQRAVSELGRIDYCVHSAGLCCGPSPMPCRCKSHTRTPARGAT encoded by the exons ATGGCGGGTACCAGACTGAACGGTGGAATCGCCCTTGTGACTGGT GCCTCATCAGGCACTGGGAAAGATGTCTGCTTCGCTCTCGCCGTAGCCGGCGTCGAAGCAATCCTCCTGGCGGACCTGAACCTTCCTACAGATCTCACTCGCCAGGAGTGTCAAAAGTTCGCCTCCCACTCCAACTTCCGTGCTTTGTCGCTAATGGTAGACGTCACCGATGAGGCCAGCGTCGACAATATGGTCCAGCGCGCCGTGAGCGAGCTCGGGCGTATTGACTACTGCGTGCACTCCGCGGGACTATGCTGCGGGCCGTCTCCCATGCCATGTCGCTGCAAGAGCCACACTCGTACACCAGCACGCGGAGCAACATGA
- a CDS encoding uncharacterized protein (TransMembrane:1 (o12-28i)), with the protein MKLDNTRTSHSAYLSWMMPYASVFLFFLDHPRPHALQGSFLPSGPTLHSGDVRAGHSVQSPLSGALFCLRRSLLCSVFSELIVY; encoded by the exons ATGAAG CTGGATAATACGCGTACCTCTCATAGTGCCTACCTTTCATGGATGATGCCATACGCTagcgtttttcttttcttcttggaccaCCCTAGGCCGCATGCGTTGCAgggttcttttcttccatcgGGTCCAACCCTCCATAGCGGTGATGTACGAGCCGGACATTCCGTACAATCTCCTTTAAGCGGGGCTCTTTTTTGTCTTCGAAGGTCTCTTCT ATGCAGCGTCTTCTCAGAGCTCATAGTATATTGA
- a CDS encoding uncharacterized protein (InterPro:IPR029063): protein MSFADKNPGCRVVGFDFVYMQPSEVPLNCEFYIIDLTQPDWWEAYVDVSLVHINDLGGDISLLKCLLAGAFRCCMPCGVVELHGITLDLYNRKGPAYSFYKDLQTAYYKDERQLSLPERYDSELSNHGFINVASHQYRIPLKSEYSTHLQKRFLKTWLDGLEALALDLMTKHLGWTRERTLLECALTREELHNGIDGFLTM, encoded by the exons ATGTCCTTTG CTGACAAGAACCCTGGTTGCCGG GTTGTTGGCTTTGATTTTGTGTATATGCAGCCTTCGGA GGTACCCTTGAACTGTGAGTTTTACATTATCGATCTTACACAACCTGACTGGTGGGAAGCATACGTGGATGTTAGCCTCGTGCATATCAATGACCTCGGCGGTGACATCTCACTGCTGAAATGTCTATTGGCTGGAGCATTTAG ATGCTGTATGCCATGTGGAGTGGTCGAGCTTCACGGAATCACACTCGATCTTTACAACCGAAAAGGCCCGGCTTATAGTTTCTACAAAGATCTACAGACAGCCTACTATAAAGATGAAAGACAGCTCAGTTTACCTGAACGGTATGACAGTGAACTATCAAATCATGGCTTTATCAATGTGGCTTCGCATCAGTATAGGATTCCTTTAAAGTCGGAATACTCTACCCATTTACAAAAGAGGTTCCTAAAGACCTGGCTCGATGGTCTAGAGGCCCTCGCCCTTGATTTGATGACGAAACATCTGGGATGGACACGCGAAAGAACATTACTTGAATGCGCGTTGACACGTGAGGAGCTTCACAATGGAATCGATGGCTTCCTAACTATGTAA
- a CDS encoding C2H2-type zinc finger protein (COG:K;~EggNog:ENOG410Q2F0;~InterPro:IPR036236,IPR013087;~PFAM:PF00096), with the protein MGHSGGRRHYCLWEHCNKVFNRKADLCRHYRIHTNERPYHCTVKDCNKSFIQRSALTVHSRIHTGEKPHVCEDRECREAFSDSSSLARHRKMHTGIRPYISQESTCKRMFRRKTTLTKHQERSHSSQTIIPSSSRNAITKDSDPGQVAIPISNEPHLSIQHAKFPYTPSPIHDSHAVQSLYVAPAPVQDQAPIVTQPIIVASPVDIQRAQQYCMWLVRQPHHGHVYQEYLPLGFQQPYCSLPIAECPSLIAGASSLSTSPSPHEATLRAAAEDIRTADMPRTCF; encoded by the exons ATGGGACATAGTGGTGGGCGCCGTCATTACTGCCTTTGGGAGCATTGCAACAAG GTCTTCAACCGCAAAGCAGACCTGTGCAGGCACTACCGTATACATACCAATGAACGGCCGTATCATTGCACTGTCAAGGACTGCAATAAAAGTTTCATCCAGCGAAGTGCCTTGACGGTGCATTCGCGGATCCATACAGGAGAAAAACCTCATGTTTGTGAAGACAGAGAGTGCCGTGAAGCTTTCTCTGAC TCATCAAGTCTTGCCCGTCATCGGAAAATGCATACTGGAATTCGGCCATATATCTCTCAGGAGTCGACATGTAAACGAAT GTTCCGCCGCAAGACGACTTTGACCAAGCATCAAGAAAGGTCCCATTCCTCACAAACCATaattccatcatcctcaaggaATGCAATTACCAAAGATTCAGATCCAGGCCAAGTTGCTATTCCCATCTCGAATGAACCGCATCTCTCAATTCAGCATGCAAAATTCCCTTATACACCGTCGCCGATTCATGACTCTCATGCCGTCCAGAGCCTGTACGTAGCACCAGCTCCCGTACAAGATCAAGCCCCGATTGTGACGCAGCCCATAATTGTCGCATCACCGGTCGACATACAACGTGCCCAGCAATATTGCATGTGGTTAGTGCGGCAGCCACATCATGGCCATGTGTACCAGGAATATCTGCCACTGGGATTTCAGCAACCCTATTGTAGTCTTCCAATTGCAGAATGCCCTTCGCTTATTGCAGGcgcctcttccctttctacGTCGCCCTCACCGCACGAAGCCACCTTGCGGGCAGCCGCAGAAGATATCCGAACTGCAGATATGCCTCGCACATGTTTCTAA
- a CDS encoding uncharacterized protein (COG:L;~EggNog:ENOG410Q1Z8;~TransMembrane:1 (o202-221i)) — protein sequence MYESMCSIIDGIPGRRVLPVSSQSNGPLVADMSEDRRLPPLPCVEPLPRGPLDPFSANAYASSASRSRYTCSGRSTRPAVERCVVAISSSARSAGCSLQSDQSQQVSMWLQDLSCPQILNLIAPTNINRKPPLQQPCGRKRKASTAPAGSDNQRERHRIAEGNRRKNLSQLHRELDRRIHDFFLEQAGWNPSKGLPESKEHIVQAAIFLIDYMAWLIKYLLRQENKMPRQLLEYLAPPLHTAAAAGVQSSGAEPDFPAAVRETSGKPDVDGA from the exons ATGTACGAAAGCATGTGCTCCATAATCGACGGCATCCCTGGACGACGTGTCCTCCC TGTAAGCTCCCAGTCCAATGGGCCTCTCGTGGCAGACATGAGCGAGGATCGTCGCCTGCCTCCGCTCCCGTGCGTGGAGCCCTTGCCCCGCGGACCCTTAGACCCGTTCAGTGCCAACGCCTATGCCTCCAGCGCTTCAAGATCTCGGTATACCTGCTCGGGTAGATCGACACGGCCGGCAGTAGAAAGGTGCGTTGTGGCCATTAGTTCATCGGCACGCTCGGCGGGGTGTTCCTTGCAATCCGACCAATCCCAGCAGGTGTCCATGTGGCTGCAAGACCTTTCCTGTCCTCAAATTCTGAACCTCATCGCCCCCACGAACATCAACCGCAAGCCGCCGTTGCAGCAGCCGTGCGGGCGGAAGCGCAAGGCAAGCACGGCCCCAGCGGGTTCGGATAACCAAAGGGAAAGGCACAGAATTGCAGAGGGGAACCGACGGAAGAACCTCAGCCAGCTGCACCGTGAGCTGGACCGTCGCATTCATGATTTCTTCCTGGAGCAAGCCGGTTGGAACCCTTCCAAGGGCCTACCAGAATCCAAGGAACATATCGTTCAAGctgccatcttcctcattgaCTACATGGCCTGGTTGATTAAGTACTTACTTCGCCAAGAGAACAAGATGCCACGCCAGCTGTTGGAATACCTAGCGCCCCCGCTGcatacagcagcagcagctggtgtTCAGTCTTCGGGAGCAGAGCCAGACTTCCCAGCAGCAGTTCGGGAGACTTCAGGAAAGCCAGACGTTGATGGAGCGTAA
- a CDS encoding uncharacterized protein (InterPro:IPR029404;~PFAM:PF14811;~go_process: GO:0030218 - erythrocyte differentiation [Evidence IEA]), with translation MQVKMIGAVIDDSVPPYIGIPRGTVEPVFKMACRLRFAKPDVDMLLGRIDTQLDRMIVLALIEAALRLLPPDNTPEGRAEAKKKMQKKMEQARLHETAFIDQLRYFGYQFLTEREQKEVQLHPTPDIRFLRPISIQGHLCHWLEYKSYFGFKANPFIASKNKKQLTKYTSELGSGAVVYKLGFEIDHILVAGLRSFREAEVLHSLGRQSRLSK, from the coding sequence ATGCAGGTGAAGATGATTGGAGCGGTCATTGATGATTCTGTTCCGCCGTATATTGGGATACCCCGAGGCACGGTCGAACCCGTCTTCAAGATGGCATGTCGCCTCCGATTTGCGAAACCCGACGTTGATATGCTGTTAGGCCGTATTGACACGCAGTTGGACCGTATGATCGTTTTGGCGCTCATTGAAGCTGCTCTTCGACTGCTGCCGCCCGACAACACCCCCGAAGGCAGAGCagaggcaaaaaagaaaatgcaaaagaaaatggagCAAGCAAGACTCCACGAAACAGCTTTTATCGACCAATTGCGATATTTTGGCTATCAGTTTTtgacagagagagagcagaAAGAAGTACAACTACATCCAACACCTGATATCCGGTTTCTGAGACCTATATCTATTCAGGGGCACCTGTGTCACTGGTTAGAATACAAAAGCTACTTCGGTTTCAAAGCGAATCCGTTCATTGCTTCGAAAAACAAGAAGCAACTCACAAAATATACATCTGAGCTAGGATCCGGCGCCGTTGTGTACAAGTTAGGGTTTGAGATTGACCACATACTTGTGGCTGGACTTCGTTCGTTTCGCGAGGCAGAAGTCTTACATTCTCTCGGCCGACAGTCTAGACTAAGTAAGTAG
- a CDS encoding uncharacterized protein (COG:S;~EggNog:ENOG410PPVJ) codes for MCSSVGIEYLHQDLTTAEAIQICEQFQGTAWRPGRQVMWSGVPRAIVQQWADAHGMQTLTTAMGPLMVHDHPQCRHLHKSKQRWSRYMHGASALFASHIAQDGGTVTVVTPPPPERFNPHGGTNYQAVEEPILKGERGSCCVKKIELVHPTVPGAEEFCYEIWPEDETDSWTAKFAKASKSAPHPQWRHPKPRRARL; via the coding sequence ATGTGCTCGTCAGTGGGCATCGAGTATCTCCATCAAGACCTCACCACCGCAGAGGCGATCCAGATCTGCGAACAGTTCCAGGGAACCGCATGGCGGCCGGGCCGCCAGGTGATGTGGAGCGGCGTACCCCGTGCCATCGTTCAGCAATGGGCAGACGCACACGGGATGCAGACGCTAACCACGGCGATGGGCCCTCTCATGGTCCATGACCATCCGCAATGTCGGCATCTCCATAAATCGAAGCAACGTTGGAGCAGATATATGCACGGCGCATCGGCTCTTTTTGCCTCTCATATTGCACAAGACGGGGGAACAGTCACAGTCGTGacgcctccacctcccgaAAGATTCAACCCGCATGGAGGGACAAACTACCAAGCAGTCGAAGAGCCAATTTtaaagggggaaagaggatCGTGCTGCgtcaagaagatcgaacTGGTGCACCCCACTGTGCCTGGCGCAGAAGAATTCTGCTATGAGATATGGCCTGAGGACGAGACCGACTCTTGGACTGCGAAGTTCGCCAAAGCTAGCAAGTCCGCTCCACACCCTCAATGGAGGCATCCTAAACCAAGACGGGCAAGGCTATAG
- a CDS encoding BTB/POZ domain-containing protein (COG:S;~EggNog:ENOG410PT2C;~InterPro:IPR000210,IPR011333;~PFAM:PF00651;~go_function: GO:0005515 - protein binding [Evidence IEA]): protein MSAGFDTLKALLSRMREDGKFSDLAVKCQSSTFHVHCCIVCPQSPFFDKAANGNFEESESRVINIHDDPFIVSKLFDFLYRADYDDSPDDTDDPAADNESAANEEGILPTERISQDALSRQWRRAQTNVQIYIIADKYMIEGLKDISKRKLNSNMENNWDDCGFLTVVSDVYGSQCPPRSDLREIIIRFALRHLGTLQKFRQFDDARKEYPEFVYELSTALIERVVELEKRTW, encoded by the exons ATGTCTGCGGGTTTTGATACCCTCAAAGCACTGTTGTCGCG CATGCGAGAGGATGGGAAGTTCTCAGATCTCGCGGTCAAATGCCAATCTTCAACCTTCCACGTTCATTGTTGCATTGTGTGCCCACAGTCGCCATTTTTCGACAAGGCGGCAAATGGTAATTTCGAG GAATCTGAATCCCGCGTCATCAACATTCACGATGACCCTTTCATCGTATCCAAGttgtttgattttctttACCGTGCGGACTACGATGACTCACCTGACGATACGGATGATCCAGCTGCGGATAATGAATCTGCTGCGAACGAAGAGGGAATATTACCGACAGAGCGTATCTCCCAAGATGCTCTTTCAAGGCAGTGGAGGCGTGCACAGACCAATGTgcaaatctatattatagcCGATAAGTATATGATTGAAGGATTGAAAGATATATCCAAAAGAAAGTTGAATTCCAACATGGAAAATAACTGGGACGACTGCGGATTTCTCACGGTTGTCAGCGATGTGTATGGGTCTCAGTGTCCGCCAAGATCAGACCTACGTGAAATTATCATACGCTTTGCTCTTCGACATCTCGGTACGCTTCAGAAATTCCGGCAGTTTGATGACGCTCGAAAAGAATACCCCGAGTTTGTGTATGAACTGTCCACGGCTTTGATAGAACGAGTTGTCGAATTGGAAAAGAGAACATGGTAG
- a CDS encoding HET domain-containing protein (COG:S;~EggNog:ENOG410PMSY;~InterPro:IPR010730;~PFAM:PF06985), which yields MLLGYPKTAFRQYFRSNHDSETISHYLVHRAIDNAYISIDRRQSSTFHISSYSDLQKEYKESGYTHRLPIINRFDVLRQWLRLCDKQHSCMQEVRQVVPKRVIFVGTDHSDQLQLQESAHITQPFDYITLSHCWGKPTDEEMEKFRTTPRNYQKRLEGFSYPSLPKVFQDAITVTRELNKQYLWIDALCIIQGDQKDWEQEGARMDKVFASAYCTIASSSASGWNDGFLNRTQDFSQSEEVSSDQKIIDDFCKLVDEGQLHTRAWVLQERVLSRRTIYFTAQQTYCECGRGVRCENFTTLGCPLTRLYLLDSRFPERLVIAGYKSVALFLQELITDYSRRDLTFPEKDKVVAFSGIAERIKEALATEVKYGVFRCFLPRLLLWKRAGTEKDRISYDDDRVPSWSWMLYNGKIDFLTQSDLQVPRHQSLSFDNSERSINIEVRQLEDCYTRERDGEHIIFTKTKKVEVTTEVEATKEVEVGVLHFDMGSAAEVESRNCVVIALSRDDDKDDPNKEYYILAVQRTLGEEEYERLGVGRVRACYVSKGSTSGKLL from the exons ATGCTTCTCGGCTATCCAAAAACCGCTTTCAGA CAATATTTCCGTTCTAATCACGATTCTGAAACTATTAGCCATTACTTGGTTCACCGAGCCATAGACAATGCATATATCAGCATAGACCGACGCCAGTCGTCCACATTCCATATCTCCAGCTACTCAG ATCTGCAAAAAGAATACAAAGAATCAGGATATACCCATCGTTTGCCGATTATCAATCGCTTTGATGTGCTTCGTCAGTGGCTTCGGCTGTGTGACAAGCAGCATTCATGCATGCAGGAAGTGCGTCAGGTCGTGCCAAAGCGCGTCATTTTCGTTGGAACAGATCATTCAGATCAGCTGCAACTCCAGGAGTCCGCACATATAACACAGCCATTTGACTATATAACGCTATCGCACTGCTGGGGCAAGCCGAccgatgaggagatggagaaattCCGTACCACACCTCGAAACTACCAGAAACGACTAGAGGGGTTCAGCTATCCCAGCCTTCCAAAGGTTTTCCAGGACGCTATTACAGTGACCCGAGAATTGAACAAGCAGTATCTTTGGATTGATGCTCTCTGCATCATTCAAGGTGACCAGAAAGACTGGGAGCAGGAAGGTGCAAGGATGGACAAAGTATTTGCCTCTGCATACTGCACAATCGCGTCAAGTTCAGCATCCGGTTGGAACGATGGCTTCCTCAATCGCACCCAGGATTTCAGTCAATCAGAGGAAGTCAGCTCCGATCAAAAGATCATTGATGACTTTTGTAAGCTTGTTGATGAAGGCCAACTGCATACACGGGCCTGGGTGTTACAAGAAAGAGTACTTTCCCGCCGAACTATCTATTTCACTGCGCAACAGACATATTGCGAATGTGGAAGGGGAGTTCGTTGCGAGAATTTCACCACATTAGGATG TCCCCTtactagattatatctaCTTGACTCACGGTTTCCTGAGCGGCTCGTAATCGCAGGTTATAAATCTGTAGCCTTATTTCTCCAAGAGCTTATCACGGACTACTCTCGTCGTGATCTTACCTTTCCGGAAAAGGATAAGGTAGTTGCATTTTCCGGCATAGCTGAGCGTATTAAGGAAGCTCTAGCTACTGAAGTCAAATACGGTGTCTTCCgttgctttcttcctcgGCTCCTCTTGTGGAAGCGGGCTGGAACGGAGAAAGATCGAATCTCTTACGACGATGATCGTGTGCCGTCGTGGTCTTGGATGCTTTATAATGGTAAAATTGACTTTCTAACACAATCGGATCTTCAAGTCCCAAGGCACCAAAGCCTAAGCTTTGACAACTCCGAGCGCAGCATCAATATCGAAGTTCGACAACTTGAAGATTGTTATACGCGAGAAAGGGATGGAGAGCATATAATATTCaccaagacaaagaaggTGGAAGTTACAACGGAAGTCGAAGCTACGAAGGAAGTCGAAGTCGGCGTCCTACATTTCGACATGGGTTCGGCGGCCGAGGTTGAGTCTCGAAACTGTGTCGTCATCGCATTGAGTCGAGATGACGATAAGGATGACCCTAACAAggaatactatatacttGCCGTACAAAGAACgttgggagaggaagagtatGAAAGGCTGGGAGTTGGGCGAGTGCGAGCATGCTACGTCTCGAAAGGAAGTACTTCTGGGAAGCTTCTGTGA